AAGGGCGGGGGAGAGGGAACTTTTGCCTAGCACTATGTGAACCAAGTATACTCTAAAtcctataatatattatatcctATATTTATGTTATAATATTATAACATATATTATGTTTAAGTAATTTTGGACAATATAATATGTTACcagaaatattttaataatgtacACAAATCATTAACACATGGATCAATTCTAACACATTATGTAATATTAAGATAACTAGACAATTCATAGTAGGTTTACTGCTCTCTAAGGAATAATAGTTTGTAACCACAGTATCTCAAAAACCTGGTTTTTACTGCTTCAGTATTTAGAATGTGTGTTTGGTGAATGGTTTCAATGCAAGAGAAGCATAATGGCAGGTTTAACTAAAAAGTGATAAATATAGTGGTAGCCATAGCTCAGTGGCTAAGTACTGGTTTACAAAGCCAGATGGCTCAGGTTCAATTCCAGCAGACaagaaatttttcaatttctaatTTACCTGAGCCACCACTCTGATTCAGATGACGTAAAACCATTGATCCTGGCTAAGAAGTAGGTAATGGTTTAACACAAAAACCTGTGCCAGAAGGTTACACAAAttgaagatgtacaataagccaattaGCCGCAATCTCTCAAAAAAGTGATAAATAACAATACAACAGTAAAGACTGAGAAATCTATACAAGTTTCTCTTATAAGCGGGTGTAGTGGAGCCGCAACGCTGTTCTGGTACGgcttttttgtctttttttttaactGTGGCTAAATGATTACCAAAATCTAAAATGTTACTGAAACCGCATTGAAACAAAATTCCTCAACCAAATTACAGCAGATTACAAACAGCACAGTACAAGCGTTTTTGATTGTTTCCGTTACTTCTCCCAGTCTCAGTAGAAGTTCCGTCACCTCTTTTCCTACGTCACTGCCCCTCCTCTGTCCATAGATacttttatatatttaaaaacaaaaaaaaagaaatgtttcaattaaaatttaaaaagtgaaACTGATTTTCATATTTCTCACTCTTGTTGCCCCTCCTTCTTTATTCCCACCACCGCGGAGATTCTAGGGAACTGAACCCCACAGAAAATTGACCACTGCACTGACAGAAGTAATATCACAAAGTCATAGCGTTCCGGTACTGCTTAGTTTGGGACTATACCCCTGCTTATAAGGTTGGTTAGGTGAGCAACAAAAGATATTTAGTATCAAAAACAACACTCAAACTAACATCATCAATAGAATAGTAAAATATAACACGATCGTTTTTTCTTGGGAAAGTTATACATTGGCATTTGAAGGGCCACGGGAAAGAACGATCAGAGTGCATTTttggtcaaaatttaaatattggcACCATATTTTAGCTTTTCGTGGAAAGAATCTAACCATGGTTTCGTTTGTACAATAACGATCACCATatgttataattaaaaatgttgaaTTTAATTTTCCTGTACCAAAATATACAAACTAAAACTTTCAAACTGGATTTGCACAGAATGAGCAAAATGTGACTCTGATCGTTCTTTCCCGTGGCccttcatttattaatatttaaagaCATATCAGCTTCCTACCAATCTAACAAGATGGAAATATGTTTTTGGAGATTAAGAGCCGGACTCTACTTGTGATTttctagtcgcgcgattgttttgtcacgaagattgaatacattgttttaaatacaagtcaatccactattatttagtcgcaaatggatttgcttgtattttttattttatttgtttatttttacggGAAAGCCCAATTCTATAAAAAtacattacattttttaattgaacATAAAGAGTTACATAAATACGTAGTGTACAGATAAtaacaataacataatataatataaaaaacagacatacagaaatataaatataatatagaagTAAATATGTAATAGGAAATAATAACATAAAAACAAGTTAACAAATTATAGACGTTTCACTCAAATATTGATCCCatgtaaatttcttttaaaacaaCTGATGGAGTTGTCAAACAGTTGTAAATTGTAAAGGGAGTTTGCTAAATTCAAGACTCTAGGTACGAAcgaaaaaagtgaataattaaaCCTATTGAAGGgtacataaaatgttcgcacttgtctAGTGGTGCGAGGTGGTACAAACAGTGTGATCTTATTGAGTAGTCGAGAACAACTGCATATACCATTTATTTTAAGATCttgaataatagcaaaaggtccCTTTGTTTTCTCCGGCTTGCAAGAGAGGGAACCTGCAGTTGATGCTGCCATACAGTGTAATCTTGATAGGTATGAAGCTTAAAAGCAATGTAACTGAAGAAACTATTTTGGACTTGTTGAAGTTTCCTAATGTAGACCAAGTAGTGTGGGGACCACACTGAAGAACAGTACTCGAGGTGAGACCTGACCAAGGAGAAGTAAAGAACTCTAATACTGGATATATTTGTAAAATCACGAGTTGTTCTTTTTACAAAGCCCAACATTTTCATAGATGTTCCAATAACATTGATGATGTGAGTATTGAAACAAAGAGAATTTTCCAGTGTAATCCCCAAGTCCTTGATTATATTTACAGTGTTGAGCAATTGGCCATCAATGTAATAGTTTGATAATATTGGATGGTGAGGTGAGTACCGTTAAAGTCAATTACATGACATTTGCTGGAATTAAGGTTCATACTGTTCAGTGAACACCATACAGAGAGGTTAGTCAGTTCTAATTGCAATATGACAgcatcataatgattttttataactttaaagcacttcaagtcatcagcaaatagcaagGCGTTACAATCGTGAAAACAGTtggtaatatcattaataaatatattaaacagtaATGGACCCAAATGGGACCCCTGTGGTACACCTGACTTAACTGAAAAAGTTTGCGAATAAAAGTGGTTCACTCGGACCTGTTGAAATATTTCAGTTAAATAACTCTGTAACCACTGCAACAAAGGTCCACTTATGCCATAGGAGCTAAGCTTTCGAATCAGGAGTTCATGATTTACTCTGTCAAAAATGATTTACTCTGCCTTGGAAAAGTCAGTATAAATTAAATCAACTTGAAGTCCCTCTTCCAAGGCTTCAGACAGAAAATCAACATAGGTCAACAAACTCAGTTTAGCAGACTTACCTGTAGTAAAACCAAATTGCTGAGTGTTTAGGAGCCCGGAGCTATCGAAGGTGAGGAAATCAGTAATAATACATACTTTCAAAAACCTTTGGTATAGCACTAAGAATAGGTATAGGGCGGTAATTACTAATATTAGATTTATTACCAGatttgtatttgaaacaatgtgttcaatcttcgcgacaaaacaatcgtgcgactacaaatcgcaagtggagtccggcacTATACAGCCTTATATTACTGGCTTcacaataaataattaataaatcaTCTGCAATTAACCATCACTCAGATGGTCCTGTTAACTTGAAATTTTAATAATGTACTACATTTTAACTAATTACTTACTTTACTGTTTTCTTTCTCCAACAGGCACAGAAGATTAATGTCATCACAAAAGTAACAATTGCACaccaagaaaaaataatcatCCACATATTCTTAGGCGCTATTATTGATTTGCTTCACATAATTAGAAATAGTATGAAGGTGCCACTCAGATGAAACAAATTAGATCCATTTAGTTTCAAATTTTATTACTGTTGCACTCAAAACCACATAACAGTACATTTGTTTATGTAATATTTACAGTAGGTAAATAATGGTTAAACTTCATCGATATTTCATATTCACGATTAATTACGACACACATTTTTACACATTATTTAAAATGAGTTTAGGATTAAATTGTTTAGCACTGTAACCCCAtagtttgaaaataaatcagTAAAACCTATTATTTAGCAAAAAGTTCTATTTTTGTCAACGGAATACATTTTCAGGTTGTGCCTGCACAAATTTTAGAAGGAAAATGTAGAAAGTCACAAAGGAAGATTGAACAATATTTAGCAAAATCCTatcaaaacaaaactaaaaagaaaatataaaagtGTGTCTGTTCGTTATCTACTAGTCGTGGAGAGTAGCTGATTTGTGCTATGATTGTTGATCTGATTAAATCTGATCAGTAGTTCACCCTTTTCAACCACAGAAAAAGAAACTGTGAatagttttttctgtgtttgtgACACTTTTTAGAGCACTGACAGGGTTGTAGGTCATTGggaaaaaaaaagataaaatagaattTTGGAAATGAAAACCTCTCAGCATCAGcaaaattcagaaatatttttatttgaatacaAGAAAACTTTACAACATGACGTCACCACAACTGTGGAGCATGAAGTATGTAAATGTCAATTAATGTCATACTTCACTGTCATACCGTCATACCACAGTGTCATACTGTCAAGTAATGTCATATTTGACaagttgtcaaaataaaaataaacaaaattaatcaaagaagaaatgtttttcttttttcttttacttGTAACTGTggctttttaataaaatagttgcATTTATAATTACATAGTTAATCATTTAACGGCTGATATTTGTCAGGTCAGATAGTTTAAATTAAAAGTTGTATTTCATCAAACATGAATAAATCTGTTGTAATTACTGGGGAAGCTTCAGAGACGGATAGTGAAGATGAAATCCAGAATAACACAGTATGTTCAAAAATCTTAATTTAAAGCAATAAGTATAGTGCACATTTCCGTATTTTTTTAGCTGAAGGCAATGACCAAAACTGTACAAGGTGCTGTTATAACTGGGGAAGACTCTGAATCAGATACTGGTAATATCTTTTAATAAATTGCGCATGCTAAATTCGAATTTATACACTTTTTTACAAATCTCTTAACCACCATGTCAGGAATATATAATTTCAAACCACAGCCTATCATTGCTGCCATAATGCAATAATTACCATTGCTGTaacaaaaatgatttaatttcaGATGATAAATAGCTGGATTTGTAGAAAAATggttaacccttaactacagacatcccattATTACCACGTAACAACAGATCCCcagtattttttaccggtcatttTAACCCTAGAACAGCACAGTTCGTTCATCTCCGTAGACTGCACAGTAGGGTCTCGAAAATCCTAATTGTCTTTTTTAGTAataaatgttatttatttattttttctgcgGTATGTTTTACAaaacaataaacaacaatatcTTATTTTCaatatatgtttatttcaaaagaaacatttcTCATTAGATCTGATAAACGTGAAAAAACATAATCTAGTGCATTTAttacacttttttaaaaatatggagatatgaccaaaaaaattaaacaaaattccaGTGAAATAAAACTTGTCtcttaaaaaccctttaaaataaaataaaacataaatgttGTTACAAGGTAACTATTTCTTAAGCTTAGCCAGGCACTTCAACTTTGGTTCTAACTCACATAACATAATTGAGCTCAATATTCTAAACAGTACGATGTTCTAAACAATTTTTCCCagtatactttttttttatttaaaattattttgcaatctattgagtgtcaacaataaacaaaagtaattacattgactaaggacaaggaagattttacccactggcaaaatcaaagtacaatttttataaagttgtgtacaaaataattacatttcataactactaactcattagtttaaaagtttactctaaatggtaagtccaatggtttgaacctctttaacctacgctgttcttgggaattgtctaggaggttaagtgcaaactggtttttatgatcctccaacttggcaatgtaagcagcgctacgttttgtgatgacttcttgtaccgtatcagttttaaggtctcgatgaataattctgttgttgatgtaccaaggtgcattagtgatggttctgagggtttttgattggaagcgttggatgattcgatgttggagtgactggctgttccccatagttccaacccatatgtccagattggcataagtattgccttatagaacagcaatttattatccagagatagtcttgatgaacggcccattaaccaatacatatttctgaattggagacctagttgctttctcttggtccagatatgtttcctccatgtgagacttctgtccaaatgaataccaagatattttacctcgttggctgatggtaattggtgattgtttaaagttacaggaggacaagttcctcttcgtgttgtaaatgtaacttgaataggttttccttcattcactttaattttccattccaaaaaccaaatttGTACTCTGTCTAGATACACTTGAAGGAtatgcgaggcataaatagggtctgtgtgtgaggctaggattgcagtatcgtcggcaaatgttcctagcatcatttcttctgtaagtggtctctcctctagtggttcctgaagagGTGGAGGTATATCTGTggtaaacaagagatacaaggtagGTCCCAGTACGCTACCCTGTGGTATGCCAGCTTTTATAGaatagagtttggaaattgcatcttggtatttaataaagtaacgcctacctgacaaatatgactcaagaagaatgtaaaagctgtgcggtaatgtcttttttagcttgtataggaggccttcatgccataccttgtcaaatgcctgcctaacgtcaagaaatgccgctgaacagtaccttttggcatcaaaatcagcatttatatgttttaccactctgtgaacttgttggattgttgagtgatgggatcgaaatccaaactggtggtctggaattagatttttgatccagggttcgagtttttttactaatagtttttcgaaaactttagacgtgattggcaagaggctgattggcctgtacgatgtagtttcttcttgaggtttccccggtttaagaatggttattatctgagacactttccattgatcaggaaagtaacctaagtttaatatggcattgaatataaacgttataagttttatgcatttgatAGGTAATTCTTTCAATACTTTTCCACTGATCAAGTTGTACCCTGGAGATTTTTtatcgtttaaattattaatagccAAGATGACTTCGGACGATTTAAATTTCGGAATAGGCAAACTCATTTGATATGGACTTTGAAGAAATGAGAATACGTCTACTTCCACAGGTGAATTCACTTGATTGGGAGTAAATACTTCGGAAAAATACTCTGCAAAACAACTTGCTTTCTCTTGTGCACTACGAGCCCATTCTCTGTCCGATTTTCTAATTGGAGGTGACGGTTTCTGGGGTTCTTTCAGTTTTCTCGTGGCTTTCCATAGCGAATAATCGGTATCTTTAGTGGAATCTAAATTTTCCAAGTACATAGTACTGAAGTGATTGGTTTTTGAGATCTTCGAAGAGCTTTTTTAATTCCCTTGATGCACTATTGAATCTACGCTTATCAGCAGGATCTCTGGTCTGTTGCCATCTTTTCCTCAGTCTTCTCTTTAgcaaatttttttctttgacaactTGTGGGCAGTCATTTattatgcatttattttgtaTTGTTGGTGTTGCTTGCCAGGCAGCTGATTGGATATTTGTAGTTAGTTGTTCCACAGCAAGAAAAATGTCCTCTTTGGTTTTTAGTGGAATGTCTAGAGACACCTTGTTCTCCAGGATAGATCTGAATTTTGGCCAGTGTGTGCGTCTGTTATAAAGTGAGGGGGATATTTCTTTAATAAGTACCTGGGTTCCAACTGTGAATAGTATAGGCGAGTGATCAGAAGATAATTCGTAGCATGATGTAGCTTTTATATTAGACCTAGGGATGTTCTTAACTACAGCAAAATCGACCAAATCggggattttatttctgtccgagGGCCAGTATGTTGGTTCGCCGGTTGATGAATAATCCATATTATTTGACTCTATGATATTTAAGAGAACTCTACCTCTCGGAGTGATTGGTCTTGATCCTCACCTGGTATGTTTGGCATTATAGTCCCCTGCTGCTATGAAGAGGCTCCCAAGTGAATTGTAATAATCTTTAAATTGTTCGTTTGTGATAGAGTGTCGTGGGGGGCAATACAGCGCAGATACTGTAAGTGGTCCATCCCAGTCTTCAACCACAATATTGGTCGCTTGAATATGATTTGTTTGGTACTCGCCAGCATTATGATGTTTTATTGTATTTCTAACTATAATAGCAGAGCCTCCATGTGCTGATCCATCTGGATAATTAGtagtatatatagtatagtttggaattttaaggtaacttttttgtgtaaagTGAGTTTCGGATACTAGCAgtatatctattttatgaaggtgTAGAAAGTATTTGATTTCCTGTGTATGTTGTGAtaagccattggcgttccatGAAGCTAGTTTTAGAAACGCCTCCATCTTAGGGTTTTTTAGCAATGAGAGCGGTTAAGAGGTTTAACATTGTGCTCATTTGTTCTACCAATTGTTTGATCATATTTTTAAGTTCGAGCATGTCAGTGGATTGTTGAAGACTGGGAGCTGTATTTGATGGTATTTGATTACCAGCGGTTGCTACCTGAGCATAGGTTACATTCGGGACTACTAAGTGTTGGTTTGATTGGACAGGCTGACTTGTTGGTTTGCTTCTCAGTTGTGGAAATGCTCTTTTTTGCAGCTCTTTGTGGACTAAGCACCCACGATAGTTTGCTGGGTGATTTCCTTCACACAGCACGCATTTcacctggttgtttctttctttgTAAGAGCACTGATCAGATCTGTGGTTACCCGCGCATTTAACACATCTTGGAGAAAGGTAGCAAAAATTTTTGGTGTGGCCGTAGCGTTGGCATTTTATGCACTGAGGTACTATACGTTTTTTATGTGGAGGTTCAAAAATTACTTTATAGTTCAACAATGAATCGATCTCATATATATCTTTGTTATTCTCGGCTTGTTTTAGTTCAACGTAGAACAGTGGTAATGGCTTTTTAGTACCTGATTGACGAATGTTATTGATATTTATGACTTCGTGCCCTACGCTTTGGATTTCCGCCTTAATTTCGTTGATATCTGTAGATGGATGTACATTTCTTAGTACAACTCTGAATGAGCGATCTTCTTTGAGTTGGTAGGTATGAAATTCAGTATTTTTGTCTTCTAGTGCTTTTGTTATGACAgaggtattattattattatatacttCATTATTTTGAGGTATTATTTTTACTTGGTTATTGGCGAGAGTTTTTAATACATAAGCATCTTTTGCAATCGTTTGTAGTAGTTTGGTAAGCGGAGTAATATTTTTAACACTGTAGACAAATATTGGTGGCGTTTTAGTAGTTGTATTGGTATTTTGGCTCTGGTTTTCTTCTGTAGTTGTATCCTGATTTGCATCGTTTTGTTCTTCTGTAGCTGTATCCTGATTTGCATCGTTTTGTTCTTTTTGTAATACAGAGAATTTGTTGGAGGTCGATATTGGTGAGTTTAACCAGTAATCATCTATTTTGGATTGTTTTGTTGCTCTAATATATTTTTCCGGGCTATCAATTCGATTTCTTTTTTTGTTATGTACGTGTTTCCAATCATCTGGTGCAGATTCAGCTTGGGATTGCGATTGAACAGGTAGTACAGGATAATATTGTGCTGCACTAGTAGAAGGCTGCATCGGTTGTGAAACTAAATGCGGTTGCACGTTTTGAATACTCTGAGCTGTGTTATTATATAAGGACTATTGAATTGATACATATTGAATTTGCGCGTACGGTCCTGCACATTGGTTTAGTGAATTTAGTGATGGATTTATAGTAATGTCCTGTTGTGGATACTGTACATACTGAGTATTATAATTTTGACTCATGGTTTAAAGTCGTTAAGATCTTAAGCATATTCTCAtgcgttattaaataatatattttattatcaataatttTGAATCTAAACACTAACCTCTTATTTACAGTTAACAGTTTTTggtataataaaatattgttctacttttcttattttttttaatttttattattttcttgatTTGATGTAAAAAAAACCGCGAGAGGGGTTAATTTCAGTTCAACCCTGCGGAAAATTAACCCCCATCGGCTTTTTTTAATGCTTTTGTAATCTCTATATTTATaaaattgcaatatttatttaaataataataatgaaataatacGTTACTTTGGAGCGGTGATTCCCACCTTTATACTGTTGTCAACACTTACAACAAACCGAAGAATGTTTTGACACAAAGTTCgagtttttttcactaattaGCACTCGCGCGGAACAAAAACACTCTTGAAAATGACATAAATGTTTCTTATGAGACAACGGAAACTTTGCATGTTCGAGTACATCTGCCCCAGTATACTGGCGATATTTCTTTGCGAGGTATTGGGTTCTGTTTGTACTTCTTCATTATCGTTGTCACTTTGTTCGTTATCAGTGCCAGACTGATGTTTAGGAACATAATCATCGTCTTCATCTGACGAGTCTCCAAAATCATCTTCGATGGTCTCAGGTTCATCTTCATTTGCCCACAGGTTTTCAGCATCCCACTCTAATTCTTTTGTTGTCAGTGGATGTTAATATTTTCTCTTAGAATCTGCCATACTAGCAAATAACAAAAAATCACCTCAAAATTTTAACACCCTTTAACTGCACACTGGGGTCCGAAGTACCCACAGCTCCACTACAAGCGTCACAGCAAACTATACAACAAACTTACGCGGCACAGCGATTGTCTCTCAACATAGTCTGTCCTTAACTGAATTTACATGCAAGGGATCGCCAAAAGACGCAGACATGTGCAAGTTACATTAAAGGATTCATGTGCCTGGGTTTTTCAGACCCCAGTGTGGTGTTCCAGGGTTAAAATAGAGTCAAactataaagttaataataaaaaacaaaaaaaaatatgcgTTATGTGTTTTTCTGGAatctctagatatgggaaaaatggtaaaatgagtgattttaataatacaATACAAGATTTTTACAtagacacatgaacttgtaagtggtGAGTTTACCACAAAATCTGAATTTTGGGAATACccaccggtaaaaaataccggatctctgtagttaagggttaccTTTGTTTACAAgtgtataatatatattatagatTTATTCACACAGCATGCCCTGAATGCTGAATGTATCCTGAGTATGTTCAGGATACGTTCGGGGGATTTTGTGCAAATAAAtcaataatatatattatagtttagCTCCCATGTGTGACAAGCTTAAAGTTcagaatttatatattttttatatcttacaCAAATAAGCCAGCTGCTAATTTGATTTTAACGTAAAATATTCAACATGAACATGATTCATCTATCATAAAAAGTTGCTAATTTTCTAAACTTTACAGAAATTGACAACAGTGTGGCCAGTGCCACATCAGCTTTAAATCAAAAGGAGTTATTGGAAGTAAACGAGAGCAAATGCAACTCCCTATTTCATCAAAAATTAAGTAAGTTAAGATACATAACTTAAATTTTCGCCAGAACTATTTTGTTGCATCTTTAAAATCAACGAGTTGACAGGGGGGAGGGTAAGACTCTTATTCTTTCATTATGCTCATAATGCTCCAGGCATGCAGGGTgtgccaaacctctggtttttcTTTCGTTACAGCTAAACTATGAGgtatacaaaaacatgtttttatatcaggcaacaataatattgaaatgtttcgATGCCTCTTacatagtttattaggtgtcgatggtcgacctgaacaatgagacttcgtACCATCGTAAATATTAtcatcgtaaattgtaaatttcctacaatatgtaTTCAATATCAGTCGATAGATAAACAGAAAGAAGTTTATTGCAGGCGGTAGAATTTATTACaccactggcctcgataataacacaGATGTTTGGCATTTCTATATACAGGCAGTTGGGGCAGCAGCAGCTCGTGGCCTAAAAAAGTGGTGAAGATGAGGAAAGTCTGCCGGACCCAAAAGAAATTTCGGTATAATTACACCTATGTCACGCCCAAAtctcattaaaaattatttaaaaaatgtttagagTTTAGGGCCCTAACAACTTGAAAACTTTTTTATGACACTTATATTAGAGACGAGGGTGAAGGGATACTTAAGCACAAAAGCAGTATGTATTAGATAGATTAATAAAACTgacttaattaatttttataaatcaaGTCGATCCTTCGATCGTTTATGGAAGCAAATCTATCAATGATATCCTCTTAGAAAGGATGCTTCTACATAAGTTTATTTAATAGTTGTCTATGAGTGCGATAACAGTCAAACTGGATAGTCTTTCTTGTAAAAGTTTTTAACCTTTTTAAGCacgaaaaacttctttctatggatacagtatttgatggaattgtcagaattaaacaaaacaaattatagGCTTCTGTAACAATGTCTTTTTTTGTTGTCATTTTATAACCAGTTTTTGCAAATTCACATTTTTGTAATTTCCGTCAGCATAAAGAGCTCTCTTTTGTCtttgaattttagtaaattttttgCCAAAActcaaataaattttgaaaagcgtCGGAAGGAATAGTCAAATTGTATGACCCAAACTT
The window above is part of the Diabrotica virgifera virgifera chromosome 2, PGI_DIABVI_V3a genome. Proteins encoded here:
- the LOC126879631 gene encoding biogenesis of lysosome-related organelles complex 1 subunit 3, which produces MNKSVVITGEASETDSEDEIQNNTLKAMTKTVQGAVITGEDSESDTEIDNSVASATSALNQKELLEVNESKCNSLFHQKLREYNEQLNHSFETHCQNTVHEASKNLNVIDQHLLRSQITMQNAVTSLKTLSINSLSIKSKLHSLLSSKFLTNVTLNRYK